One window of Rhodothermales bacterium genomic DNA carries:
- a CDS encoding nuclear transport factor 2 family protein yields the protein MRLLIPILFLLMPVVASAQHANHEDHEGVRMAVLDYLEGIYDVEPERIERSVSKDLVKFGYWRGDPSADYRSSPMNYEQLHSLAGSWNVDNRQGITADSPREIVVLDVLDKTAAAKLTAHWGIDYFQLEKIDGRWMIRHVLWQSPPATD from the coding sequence ATGCGCCTGCTGATCCCCATCCTGTTTCTGTTGATGCCTGTAGTTGCCAGCGCGCAGCACGCCAACCACGAGGACCACGAGGGTGTGCGCATGGCAGTCCTCGATTACCTGGAGGGGATCTACGACGTCGAGCCGGAGCGCATCGAAAGGAGCGTGAGCAAGGACCTGGTCAAATTTGGCTATTGGCGGGGAGACCCCAGCGCGGACTACCGCTCGTCTCCGATGAACTACGAGCAGCTTCACTCGCTGGCCGGAAGCTGGAACGTGGACAATCGGCAGGGAATCACGGCCGATTCACCACGGGAGATCGTGGTGCTGGATGTGCTGGACAAGACCGCCGCCGCGAAGCTGACGGCCCACTGGGGCATTGATTATTTCCAGCTGGAAAAGATCGATGGGCGCTGGATGATCCGTCACGTGCTCTGGCAGTCGCCGCCTGCGACGGACTGA
- the ggt gene encoding gamma-glutamyltransferase, which produces MSRRLSALLALLLIPVVANAQSGRIPVAAENGIVVTSQFTASDVGVDILKQGGNAVDAAIATAFALAVTYPTAGNIGGGGFLVYHGADGHVTAFNFREKAPLAATQDMFLGPDGEIRDNSNHEGPLSVGVPGTVAGLYLAHERLGSLPWADLVAPAEQLAREGIPMTRYMEGFMNRMARTTEDMYAASRASFLKDGTTPYAPGENWQQPDLAETLRRIKEGGRDGFYKGETARLLAEYMAIHGGMITEEDLAAYEAEEQEPIHGTYRGYDVYAMSPPSSGGIAIVEMLNILEGFDLEAIGHNSALYTHLLTESMRRAYADRAQHVGDPNFNPDMPVERLTSKEYAAELRAGIDLYRASESDSARFNSALLPYESEETTHFSVVDAEGNMVSLTYTLEYSYGSRLVADGTGFLLNNEMGDFNPIPGRTTTTGLIGTEPNLVRPEQRMLSSMTPTIVAQGGRPVLAIGSPGGRTIINTVLQVVLNTIDFDMNVGQAVEAPRMHHQWLPDRSTFERFGFSPDTIRLYELMGHEVRFRSQQGHAHGVTIDYATGLRYGAADSRAYDGKASGY; this is translated from the coding sequence ATGTCCCGTCGCCTCTCCGCGCTGCTCGCACTTCTGCTTATTCCGGTTGTGGCCAACGCCCAGTCCGGGCGCATACCCGTCGCTGCCGAAAACGGCATCGTCGTCACGAGCCAGTTCACGGCCAGCGACGTAGGCGTCGACATCCTCAAGCAGGGCGGAAACGCGGTCGATGCGGCCATCGCCACGGCCTTTGCACTCGCCGTGACCTACCCGACCGCAGGCAACATAGGCGGCGGCGGCTTCCTGGTATACCACGGGGCCGACGGCCATGTGACGGCCTTCAACTTTCGGGAAAAGGCTCCGCTGGCGGCGACACAGGACATGTTTCTCGGCCCCGACGGTGAGATCCGGGACAACAGCAACCACGAAGGTCCACTCTCGGTCGGCGTGCCCGGCACCGTAGCGGGCCTATATCTGGCACACGAGCGACTGGGCTCCCTTCCGTGGGCAGACCTGGTTGCGCCGGCAGAACAGCTTGCGCGTGAGGGCATCCCGATGACGCGGTACATGGAGGGCTTCATGAACCGCATGGCCCGCACCACGGAAGACATGTATGCGGCCTCCCGGGCCTCCTTCCTCAAGGACGGCACCACTCCCTACGCACCAGGCGAGAACTGGCAGCAGCCCGACCTGGCCGAAACCCTGCGTCGCATCAAGGAGGGCGGCCGGGACGGTTTCTACAAAGGCGAGACGGCGCGCCTGCTCGCCGAGTACATGGCGATACACGGCGGCATGATCACTGAAGAGGATCTGGCCGCGTACGAAGCAGAAGAACAGGAGCCGATTCACGGCACGTATCGCGGATATGACGTCTACGCGATGTCCCCGCCGAGCTCAGGCGGTATCGCCATCGTTGAGATGCTCAATATCCTGGAGGGTTTTGACCTCGAGGCCATCGGACACAACTCCGCGCTCTACACCCACCTTCTTACGGAGTCCATGCGCCGGGCCTACGCGGACCGCGCCCAGCATGTCGGGGATCCGAACTTCAACCCGGACATGCCGGTGGAGCGCCTCACCTCCAAGGAGTACGCCGCCGAATTGCGGGCCGGAATCGATCTCTACCGCGCGTCCGAAAGCGACTCCGCGCGATTCAACAGCGCTCTGTTGCCCTACGAGAGCGAGGAGACGACGCATTTCTCCGTCGTCGATGCGGAAGGCAACATGGTCTCGCTCACCTATACCCTGGAATACAGCTATGGCTCGCGGTTGGTGGCGGACGGCACCGGCTTCCTGCTCAACAACGAGATGGGGGACTTCAATCCCATCCCGGGCCGTACCACAACGACCGGTCTGATTGGGACCGAGCCCAATCTGGTGCGGCCTGAGCAGCGCATGCTGTCATCCATGACACCGACGATCGTGGCACAGGGAGGCCGGCCCGTTCTTGCCATCGGCAGCCCGGGCGGTCGCACGATCATCAATACGGTGTTGCAGGTCGTGCTGAACACCATCGACTTCGACATGAACGTCGGTCAGGCGGTGGAAGCCCCGCGCATGCATCACCAGTGGCTGCCGGACCGGTCCACGTTTGAGCGCTTTGGCTTCTCGCCCGACACGATCCGGCTTTACGAATTGATGGGGCACGAAGTGCGGTTCCGCAGCCAGCAAGGCCACGCACACGGCGTCACGATCGACTACGCGACGGGCCTGCGGTATGGCGCTGCCGACTCGAGGGCCTACGACGGCAAGGCGTCCGGATACTAG
- a CDS encoding alpha/beta hydrolase: protein MSNLARPTVLRVSLTLVALLAAAVLLGPRPAATESFTTLREPLDIQDWVSVKAAEFDDIVPGTEHQLIWADSSGARTEWAVVYIHGFSGSIGMSRPFVDSLSARLGANAYMPRMSGHGRPPEVFGDATLAGWVQDTADAVEIGSRLGEKLLLVGLSNGAALSYWAATHEELGSKIDALVVLSPHLEPADPLSEILLWPWGTQIAEMVTGETRNWESYNEAHSTYTTNGYPTKVLAELMGTVKLLRQQDPAAITAPVLMIYSAGDTVVDIPVALSFFERIQTRKHLVEVGDVGDPNNHVIVGEALSPENTVPTVSHILAFLNASE, encoded by the coding sequence ATGTCCAACCTTGCCCGACCGACCGTGCTGCGTGTATCGCTGACTCTGGTCGCCTTGCTTGCAGCAGCCGTGCTGCTGGGTCCGCGGCCGGCGGCCACCGAGTCCTTCACCACGCTTCGGGAGCCTCTTGATATCCAGGACTGGGTGTCCGTCAAGGCCGCCGAGTTCGACGATATCGTGCCGGGCACCGAGCACCAGTTGATCTGGGCGGACTCGTCGGGAGCGCGGACCGAGTGGGCGGTTGTGTACATCCACGGGTTCTCCGGCTCCATCGGGATGTCCCGGCCTTTCGTGGACTCGCTGTCCGCGCGCCTCGGTGCCAACGCCTACATGCCTCGCATGTCCGGGCATGGCCGGCCGCCAGAAGTGTTTGGAGACGCAACATTGGCCGGTTGGGTGCAGGACACGGCAGACGCGGTTGAGATTGGCAGCCGTCTGGGAGAGAAGCTGCTGCTGGTCGGTCTTTCCAATGGCGCTGCCCTGTCTTACTGGGCCGCGACCCACGAGGAACTGGGATCGAAAATCGACGCCCTGGTGGTGCTTTCCCCGCATCTCGAGCCTGCGGATCCGCTCTCGGAAATCTTGCTTTGGCCCTGGGGAACGCAGATCGCCGAGATGGTGACCGGGGAGACGCGCAATTGGGAATCGTACAATGAGGCCCACTCCACCTACACCACCAACGGATACCCGACAAAAGTGCTCGCGGAGCTGATGGGCACGGTCAAGCTGCTCAGGCAGCAGGACCCGGCCGCGATCACCGCCCCGGTACTGATGATCTACTCAGCCGGGGACACCGTGGTTGATATCCCTGTGGCGCTCTCATTTTTTGAACGCATCCAGACCCGCAAACATCTCGTAGAGGTGGGCGATGTGGGTGATCCCAACAACCACGTGATTGTGGGCGAGGCCCTATCGCCCGAAAACACCGTGCCCACGGTCAGCCACATTCTGGCATTCCTCAACGCTTCCGAGTAG
- a CDS encoding ABC transporter permease produces the protein MWKNILRVALRGMRRDWSYTLLNVSGLALGFVAAFLILMWINDEMAFNTHYDEVDRVHRVMRTSYYGDRIFTWPAITAKLDEVLDEEYAEIEKASLVSWSQHLAFRRGDQMAREGGLHAGPDFFRILSHDVLAGDPADALKAPESIALSESMARKYFPAEYASGGPQAVLGGTLVLEDRMDVVVTMVYADPKPQATYRPDFVLSMEEFTRRNDWVDSWGNNGLRMLVTLTPNAGTQAVSDKIADLITQNNGDENQVLFLQPLKDVYLRNNYEGGVLVGGRIDYLRIFAMVGVFVLLIAAINFTNLATARATQRAREVGVRKTFGSGRGLLVGQFLSESTALALLAFVLAGAAVMLALPWFNEITAKEMALGDITPGMWLLFLGVALTTGLTAGWYPALHLSSFSVIGVLRRNTPGGGGGLNLRRVLVVFQFALSVLLVIGAAAVSTQLDYIRSKHLGLDRENVFYSQQSGGLSDQYDAFRAQAMSDPSIASITTSSSLPIAVNSSTSDGVRWDGKVDGDNTLYSILTVGHDFVETMRMELAAGRGFSREFATDSANVVINERAAAAMGFENPVGQTVTVWGRTGQIVGVVEDFHFTSLYQEIDPLVLRLEPSGTSWLFVRPAPGGTDQALAHFSELFRTFNPTTPLETTFLDDRFDRDYRSEAVIQSLARGFTLLAVVVACLGLFGLAAFAAARRRKEIGVRKVLGATVPGIVALLSREFLGLVLVAFVVAMPVAWVMTARWLDRFAYHAELGWSVFGLTALVLSSVALATVSLQALRAARLDPARTLRAE, from the coding sequence ATGTGGAAGAACATCCTGCGCGTCGCCCTGCGAGGTATGCGGCGCGACTGGTCCTACACGCTCCTCAACGTTTCCGGGCTCGCGCTCGGCTTCGTGGCCGCCTTCCTGATCCTGATGTGGATCAATGATGAGATGGCGTTCAACACGCACTACGACGAGGTGGACCGTGTGCACCGCGTCATGCGCACGTCGTACTACGGGGACCGCATCTTCACCTGGCCGGCGATTACGGCGAAGCTGGACGAGGTGCTCGATGAGGAGTACGCGGAGATTGAAAAGGCGAGCCTGGTCAGTTGGAGCCAGCATCTGGCCTTTCGGCGGGGCGATCAGATGGCGCGGGAGGGAGGTCTGCACGCGGGTCCCGACTTCTTCCGCATTCTCTCGCACGATGTGCTGGCCGGTGACCCCGCCGACGCGCTGAAGGCGCCGGAGTCGATTGCCCTGTCCGAATCGATGGCGCGGAAGTACTTCCCGGCGGAGTACGCGTCGGGAGGGCCGCAGGCGGTGCTGGGCGGTACGCTCGTACTGGAGGACCGCATGGATGTCGTGGTGACCATGGTGTACGCGGATCCGAAGCCGCAGGCGACCTATCGGCCGGACTTCGTGCTCTCCATGGAAGAGTTCACCCGCCGCAACGACTGGGTGGACAGCTGGGGCAACAACGGGCTGCGCATGCTGGTGACTCTGACCCCGAACGCCGGCACGCAGGCGGTAAGCGACAAAATTGCGGACCTGATAACACAGAACAATGGCGACGAGAACCAGGTGCTCTTTCTGCAGCCGCTGAAGGACGTGTACCTGCGCAACAACTACGAGGGAGGTGTGCTGGTCGGCGGGCGCATCGACTATCTGCGCATCTTCGCGATGGTTGGGGTCTTTGTCCTGCTCATCGCTGCCATCAACTTCACTAACCTCGCAACGGCCCGGGCTACGCAGCGCGCTCGGGAGGTTGGGGTCCGCAAGACGTTCGGATCAGGACGTGGTCTGCTGGTGGGGCAGTTCTTGTCAGAATCGACGGCTCTGGCGCTACTGGCGTTTGTGCTGGCCGGCGCGGCCGTGATGCTGGCTCTGCCGTGGTTTAACGAGATCACGGCGAAAGAGATGGCGCTTGGGGACATCACGCCCGGCATGTGGCTGCTGTTTCTGGGTGTGGCACTCACGACCGGATTGACGGCAGGATGGTACCCGGCCCTGCACCTCTCCTCGTTCTCCGTGATCGGCGTGCTCCGCCGCAACACGCCCGGTGGCGGCGGTGGGCTAAACCTGCGCCGCGTCCTTGTGGTGTTTCAGTTCGCGCTGAGTGTGCTCCTGGTCATCGGTGCGGCGGCGGTATCGACGCAGCTGGACTACATCCGGTCGAAGCATCTCGGGCTGGACCGGGAAAACGTCTTCTACAGCCAGCAGTCGGGAGGCCTGTCGGATCAGTATGACGCCTTCAGGGCGCAGGCCATGTCGGATCCGTCGATTGCATCAATAACCACATCGTCCAGTCTTCCCATTGCTGTGAACTCATCGACCTCAGACGGCGTGAGGTGGGACGGCAAGGTCGACGGTGACAACACCCTCTATTCCATTCTGACTGTCGGGCACGACTTTGTGGAGACGATGCGCATGGAGCTCGCCGCCGGCCGCGGCTTCTCAAGGGAGTTCGCCACCGACTCAGCCAACGTGGTGATCAATGAGCGCGCGGCGGCCGCGATGGGCTTTGAGAATCCCGTTGGTCAGACCGTCACCGTGTGGGGTCGAACCGGTCAGATCGTGGGCGTGGTCGAGGATTTCCACTTCACGTCGCTCTACCAGGAGATCGATCCGCTGGTGCTGCGGCTTGAGCCTTCTGGCACGTCCTGGCTCTTCGTGAGGCCGGCCCCGGGCGGCACGGATCAGGCGCTTGCGCACTTTTCGGAGCTCTTTCGCACGTTCAATCCCACGACACCCCTGGAGACAACCTTCCTGGACGATCGCTTTGACCGCGACTATCGCAGTGAAGCGGTGATACAGTCACTTGCGCGCGGTTTCACGCTTCTGGCCGTGGTCGTCGCGTGTCTGGGCCTCTTCGGGCTTGCCGCCTTCGCCGCGGCCCGGCGTCGGAAGGAGATCGGCGTGCGAAAGGTGCTGGGTGCGACAGTCCCGGGCATCGTGGCGCTGCTCTCGCGCGAGTTTCTAGGGCTGGTGCTGGTGGCCTTCGTGGTTGCGATGCCTGTTGCCTGGGTGATGACTGCACGATGGCTGGATCGCTTTGCGTACCACGCAGAGCTGGGCTGGTCCGTGTTCGGCCTGACGGCGCTGGTGCTGAGCTCGGTCGCGCTGGCAACCGTCAGTCTGCAGGCGCTGCGGGCGGCCCGTCTGGATCCAGCCCGAACGCTGCGCGCGGAATAG